The following proteins are co-located in the Candidatus Methylomirabilota bacterium genome:
- a CDS encoding AMP-binding protein: MRPKAGPNPFLDATAGQMLARVAARFPDREAIVAADRRITYKDFLRESERVARGLLALGIAKDDKVALWLPNRPAWLAVQQACAMIGAVAVALNTRYKAHELAYILGQSDATTLILADHLGPVDFLETLNEVLPGLRNGEPGELALPEFPKLTRVIVDAEDPYPGCLRLSDVVEAGDEPEWQAALERTRANVTPDDPWTILYTSGTTSFPKGAVISHRNAVPHGWYAGEALRVTEGDRVLHALPMTGTWGGLCIPLSTFSHGACLVVMESFDAGVVLHLIEREGITIWNAVDAMAIAVLDHPDLARRKHSTLRTGGFGMTGGGRDGLFEDIVRTLGVPQAYEPYGMTELNALSMLHDLDESDVSRALPGVWPADGLEVRVVDPETGDDMPVDREGELWFRGRLVTRGYYKKPEETAKAFTADGWFKSGDLAVRDAEGRTVFKGRLREVLRISHFMVAPAEIEAFIMTHPTVSQAFVIGVPDPKLNEAAVAYIIPKPGELLTEADIIAHCKGKIASYKIPRHVRIVADVPRTPGPHGDKVQKTKLREIFLAEQK, encoded by the coding sequence ATGCGGCCGAAGGCAGGCCCCAATCCCTTTCTCGACGCGACGGCGGGCCAGATGCTGGCGCGCGTCGCCGCCCGTTTCCCAGACCGCGAGGCCATCGTCGCGGCAGACCGGCGCATCACGTACAAGGACTTTCTGCGCGAGAGCGAGCGCGTCGCGCGCGGGCTACTCGCGCTCGGCATCGCGAAGGACGACAAGGTCGCCCTGTGGCTGCCCAACCGCCCGGCCTGGCTCGCCGTCCAGCAGGCCTGCGCGATGATCGGGGCCGTCGCGGTCGCGCTCAACACGCGGTACAAGGCGCACGAGCTCGCGTACATCCTCGGCCAGTCGGATGCGACGACGCTGATCCTGGCTGATCACCTCGGGCCGGTAGATTTCCTCGAGACGCTGAACGAAGTGCTGCCGGGCCTGCGCAACGGCGAGCCGGGCGAGCTCGCGCTGCCCGAATTCCCGAAGCTCACGCGCGTGATCGTTGACGCTGAGGATCCCTACCCAGGCTGTCTGCGCCTCAGCGACGTCGTCGAGGCAGGTGACGAGCCCGAGTGGCAGGCCGCACTCGAGCGGACGCGCGCGAACGTGACACCGGACGACCCGTGGACCATTCTCTACACCTCGGGCACGACATCGTTCCCGAAGGGCGCGGTCATCAGCCACCGGAACGCGGTGCCTCACGGCTGGTACGCGGGCGAGGCGCTCCGCGTTACGGAAGGCGACCGCGTGCTCCACGCGCTCCCGATGACGGGCACCTGGGGCGGTCTCTGCATCCCCCTCTCGACCTTCTCCCACGGCGCCTGCCTCGTGGTCATGGAGAGCTTCGACGCGGGCGTCGTGCTCCACCTCATCGAGCGCGAGGGCATCACGATCTGGAACGCCGTCGACGCCATGGCTATCGCAGTGCTGGACCACCCGGACCTGGCGCGCCGCAAGCACTCGACGCTCCGCACGGGCGGCTTCGGCATGACGGGCGGCGGGCGCGACGGGCTCTTCGAGGACATCGTTCGCACACTCGGGGTGCCGCAGGCCTACGAGCCCTACGGCATGACGGAGCTGAACGCGCTCTCCATGCTCCACGACCTCGACGAGAGCGACGTATCCCGCGCGCTGCCCGGCGTCTGGCCCGCCGACGGGCTCGAGGTGCGCGTCGTGGATCCCGAGACGGGCGATGACATGCCCGTTGACCGCGAGGGCGAGCTCTGGTTCCGCGGTCGGCTCGTCACGCGCGGCTACTACAAAAAGCCCGAGGAGACAGCCAAGGCCTTCACCGCCGACGGCTGGTTCAAGTCAGGCGACCTCGCGGTGCGCGACGCCGAGGGGCGCACCGTCTTCAAGGGGCGCCTGCGCGAGGTGCTGCGAATCAGCCACTTCATGGTGGCGCCGGCGGAGATCGAGGCGTTCATCATGACGCACCCGACGGTGTCACAGGCCTTCGTGATCGGCGTGCCCGACCCGAAGCTCAACGAAGCCGCCGTCGCCTACATCATCCCCAAGCCCGGCGAGCTCCTGACCGAAGCCGACATCATCGCCCACTGCAAGGGCAAGATCGCCTCCTACAAAATCCCCCGCCACGTCCGCATCGTCGCCGACGTCCCCCG
- a CDS encoding methyltransferase domain-containing protein: MTTFSAPLLERTYSTADVVEQRARIRAKVVPTRGEHGLDIGCGPGLLACELARDIGPTGRMAGIDTSPDMVTMSGERARRSALAGRTEFAVGDAVELHFPAQNFDFVTAVQVYEHVADLPRALSEAYRVLRPGGRLIVMDSDWDSCVWQADDGDRHARVLRAWEAQFVHPHLPALLPRLLGQAGFAFKSLSVVPMVNLHSDDTTYSGSLIDVVARFVSRTSGIPEDVAQAWADDVRGQDLHGRYFFSLSRFLFLAERPMTGG; encoded by the coding sequence GTGACGACTTTCAGCGCTCCCCTGCTCGAGCGGACCTATTCCACGGCCGATGTGGTGGAGCAGCGCGCCCGCATCCGGGCCAAGGTGGTGCCCACGCGCGGCGAGCACGGGCTCGACATCGGCTGCGGCCCCGGCCTCCTGGCCTGCGAGCTGGCGCGCGACATCGGCCCAACGGGCCGGATGGCCGGCATCGACACCAGCCCCGACATGGTCACCATGTCGGGCGAGCGCGCGCGCCGCTCGGCGCTGGCCGGGCGCACGGAGTTCGCCGTCGGCGACGCGGTGGAGCTCCACTTCCCCGCGCAGAACTTCGACTTCGTGACCGCGGTCCAGGTCTACGAGCACGTCGCCGACCTGCCGCGGGCTCTCAGCGAGGCGTACCGCGTGCTGAGACCGGGTGGGCGCCTCATCGTGATGGACAGCGACTGGGACTCATGCGTCTGGCAAGCGGATGACGGCGACCGGCACGCACGCGTGCTGCGGGCGTGGGAGGCGCAGTTCGTCCACCCGCACCTGCCCGCGCTGCTGCCGCGGCTCCTGGGCCAGGCCGGCTTCGCGTTCAAGAGCCTCTCCGTGGTGCCGATGGTCAACCTCCACTCGGACGACACGACCTATAGCGGCAGTCTGATCGACGTGGTCGCGCGCTTCGTGAGCCGCACATCGGGCATTCCCGAGGACGTGGCGCAGGCCTGGGCGGACGATGTCCGAGGGCAGGATCTCCACGGGCGCTATTTCTTCAGCCTCTCGCGCTTTCTCTTCCTGGCCGAGCGGCCGATGACGGGAGGCTAG
- a CDS encoding CoA transferase: protein MSDRGGALGDLRVVDCSRLIAGGVLATMLADLGADVIKVENPKGGDPLRTWSKSLGELWWKVYARGKRAITLNLTKPEGQALLRRLVTTADVLIENYVPGTFEKWGLGWDALSKENPRLVMVRVSGWGQDGPYRDRPGFGTMVEAMSGFAATTGPAESPTLPSFPMADMVAAQAGAVAVLAALRHRDRVSGRGQMIDVPLYEPLLAILGPNALEYRAHGIVRERIGNRSHNASPRGTYKTREGKWVALSASTPASADAMFKALGIGHLLADPRFATNDARIANGEAVDQAIAEAIGRRSREEIVRLFETEGLTAAPVYDIADIMEDPHFKARRTFVELPDPELGTVTMSAPTPRLSETPGSIRWAGPALGAHNREVFAHELGLSDHEIEKLKANGII, encoded by the coding sequence ATGAGCGATCGCGGTGGGGCGCTAGGCGATCTGCGCGTCGTGGACTGCTCGCGCCTCATCGCCGGCGGTGTGCTGGCCACGATGCTGGCCGACCTCGGCGCGGACGTCATCAAGGTCGAGAACCCCAAGGGCGGCGACCCGCTGCGCACCTGGTCCAAGTCGCTCGGCGAGCTGTGGTGGAAGGTCTACGCGCGCGGGAAGCGCGCGATCACGCTCAACCTGACCAAGCCCGAAGGCCAGGCCCTCCTCCGCCGCCTCGTCACAACCGCCGACGTCTTGATCGAGAACTACGTCCCCGGCACGTTCGAGAAGTGGGGGCTCGGCTGGGACGCGCTCTCGAAGGAGAACCCGCGCCTCGTCATGGTGCGCGTCTCCGGCTGGGGACAGGACGGCCCCTACCGCGACCGGCCGGGCTTCGGCACCATGGTCGAGGCCATGTCGGGCTTCGCCGCGACGACGGGCCCCGCGGAGTCGCCCACCCTGCCCTCCTTCCCCATGGCCGACATGGTCGCCGCGCAGGCGGGCGCCGTCGCGGTGCTCGCGGCGCTCCGCCACCGCGACCGCGTCTCGGGACGCGGGCAGATGATCGACGTGCCGCTCTACGAGCCGCTGCTGGCCATCCTCGGCCCGAACGCGCTCGAGTACCGCGCGCATGGAATCGTCCGCGAGCGCATCGGCAACCGCTCCCACAACGCGAGCCCGCGCGGCACGTACAAGACGCGGGAAGGGAAATGGGTCGCGCTCTCCGCCTCGACTCCCGCCTCGGCGGACGCCATGTTCAAGGCGCTCGGCATCGGGCACCTCCTGGCGGACCCGCGCTTCGCCACCAACGACGCGCGCATCGCCAACGGCGAAGCCGTCGACCAGGCGATCGCCGAGGCCATCGGCAGGCGCTCGCGCGAAGAAATCGTCCGGCTCTTCGAGACCGAGGGCCTGACCGCGGCGCCCGTCTACGACATCGCCGACATCATGGAAGACCCGCACTTCAAGGCGCGGCGCACCTTCGTGGAGCTGCCCGACCCGGAGCTCGGCACAGTCACCATGAGCGCGCCCACGCCGCGCCTGTCCGAGACGCCGGGCTCCATCCGCTGGGCGGGCCCGGCGCTGGGCGCCCACAACCGCGAGGTCTTTGCTCACGAGCTGGGCCTCTCCGACCACGAGATCGAGAAGCTGAAGGCCAACGGAATCATCTGA